TAGAGATATAGTCATTGCTCATGATGAAGAAGTACAGTGGCGAGAAGGAAAACGCCCAGATTATTCATACACCAATGAATTTCTTCATCAAGAGAGTAAATTTCAACATCCTGAAGGTTCTTTAGAAGCGATCGCTCAAAACTTAGTCCGCACTTTTGAGATGGAAGCTTCTAATAAATCTAATCCTCAACAGTGGCTTTCGATTGTTACTGATAAGTTTAAGATGAGTACCAATGGCGGACAACAATTCACCGCTCAGGATGTTGCAGATGAAGGGACTTATAACCTGTTTTTGGGTAAAACTGAGCAATATGACTCTGAAACAGAAACCTTTGAATCTTCATTTCAAGTTTTTCATACAGCCTTTCCCAATGGCTTTCTTTGGGAATTAACAGAAGTCCTTTCGGGGCCGCCTAATGTTACCTTTAAG
This portion of the Nostoc sp. GT001 genome encodes:
- a CDS encoding ester cyclase; translation: MSSEKTTELPLWLQDRDIVIAHDEEVQWREGKRPDYSYTNEFLHQESKFQHPEGSLEAIAQNLVRTFEMEASNKSNPQQWLSIVTDKFKMSTNGGQQFTAQDVADEGTYNLFLGKTEQYDSETETFESSFQVFHTAFPNGFLWELTEVLSGPPNVTFKWRHWGTFNGSYKDYAPTGETIEIVGVSIARVTDDLKIESLEHYFDNNVFLQKLTAGGCPFHSQNQNNH